Proteins encoded within one genomic window of Mya arenaria isolate MELC-2E11 chromosome 13, ASM2691426v1:
- the LOC128214855 gene encoding beta-1,4-galactosyltransferase 4-like: MEQIKHFYRRRDGFHCYIYLIMSIIVTLMFIQFASIFHGTISRDADLKANVYTKKQNREATFKKSTVTSDQAKQATIANITDILEEIHILKAMLNISTKNITFNAKRKVITKDETISILGDEKNALVIRNHSNGKVDLQWPKVNDSSFILKQPSINWSLVLDHKLVRAGGKRPNYCPLWPSELIGQMPPDTFIRETELPEAYRKQVQHGGRFRPSECEPRERTAIIIPYRDREQNLKVQLRHLHMVLQRQNLEYGIYVVEMAFPSQFNRGLLANVGFLTASSVSKYTCYVIHDVDLLQMDDRNLYRCGRVPRHLSATNSKFKQLPYTSYFGGVSAFSPEQLWRVNGYSNLYFGWGGEDDDMVMRIFTAGLHISRPKALIGGFWALEHEHDAGNPKNPHRFTLVNSAPERMKSDGLRSVAYKRLALEFKPLYTWVYIGVKEAQVMEKFESYLQDPPLQEQRQDSET, from the exons atggaacagattaaacatttctaTCGAAGACGCGACGGTTTTCACTGTTATATCTACCTGATCATGAGTATCATAGTGACTCTTATGTTTATCCAATTTGCATCAATTTTTCATGGCACAATTTCAAGAGACGCAGATTTGAAAGCGAATGTTTATACCAAAAAACAAAACCGTGAAGCCACGTTTAAGAAGTCTACAGTGACATCGGACCAAGCGAAACAGGCTACTATAGCAAATATCACGGATATTCTAGAAGAGATACACATACTTAAAGCAATGTTGAATATATCAACTAAAAATATAACGTTTAACGCCAAGAGAAAAGTGATAACTAAAGATGAAACAATAAGTATCTTGGGGGACGAGAAGAACGCGCTTGTTATTCGCAACCATAGCAACGGTAAAGTTGATCTTCAATGGCCGAAAGTGAATGACTCCAGTTTTATCCTGAAACAGCCGTCAATTAACTGGTCACTTGTGCTTGACCATAAACTGGTCAGGGCTGGAGGGAAACGACCGAACTACTGTCCACTTTGGCCGTCAGAACTCA TCGGGCAGATGCCGCCAGATACCTTCATCCGGGAGACTGAGCTGCCGGAAGCATACAGGAAGCAGGTTCAACATGGCGGCCGCTTCCGGCCGAGTGAGTGCGAGCCCCGAGAACGCACGGCGATCATCATACCTTACAGGGATCGGGAGCAAAACCTCAAG GTACAACTTCGCCACCTGCATATGGTACTACAGAGACAGAACCTGGAGTACGGCATATATGTGGTAGAAATG GCGTTCCCGTCGCAGTTTAACCGCGGTTTGTTGGCGAACGTTGGCTTCCTGACGGCGTCCAGCGTGTCTAAGTACACGTGTTATGTTATCCATGACGTTGACCTGCTTCAGATGGACGACCGGAACCTGTACCGGTGTGGCCGCGTGCCACGACACCTATCGGCCACCAACTCTAAGTTCAAACA GTTGCCGTACACGTCGTATTTCGGCGGGGTGTCGGCTTTCAGCCCAGAGCAGCTGTGGCGCGTGAACGGCTACTCGAACCTGTACTTCGGCTGGGGAGGCGAGGATGATGACATGGTCATGAG AATTTTCACAGCCGGTCTTCACATTTCTCGCCCTAAGGCGCTGATCGGGGGATTCTGGGCGCTTGAGCATGAACACGATGCCGGCAATCCGAAGAACCCGCACAG ATTCACTCTTGTCAATTCGGCACCAGAGAGGATGAAGAGCGATGGGCTGCGATCTGTTGCCTACAAACGCTTGGCACTGGAGTTCAAGCCTCTCTATACCTGGGTCTATATCGGGGTCAAAGAAGCCCAAGTCATGGAG aaattcGAAAGCTACCTTCAAGATCCGCCACTTCAGGAGCAAAGACAAGATAGTGAAACATGA